The nucleotide window ATTGAAGCCACCGCAGTATTTATGTTCTAGAAATTAAGAGATTTGAACTAGAGACATATCGAAACTATTGTCTTCATAACTACTTACTAGGAAAAATCATGTCGTTTTTTATGGAACTTGAATGTTTTCTCCAAAAAACTAGAACAGTCGATTTTCATAAACCATCATCCAAACCATCAATAGCATTCTAAATAGCAAGAAACAGGTATATCACTTGTTATGAAACGTTTTTCTTTTCAatctgcgcctgctatttctaGTCTCTCTtagttgtcgggcttcagcgTTTACGTTTTGCAGCCTTGTGGCATGTTTCGATGCCGTTTcgcgaatgacttcccgaaccatttttaTGTGAAGATCACGACGTATATATGAATTCCGTATATATCAcggggcatttacaatttttcccagaactttattttggaatCTTTGCACCATTTCGAGGTATAACGGTGCAGTTGAATTCCGTATGTCCAAACGGGCTTTAACGTTTTGAGGTTGAGGTTGTAGGGGTGATTTCTTGCCGATtaaccaatttattttgttgcattttagttttagttctgctatttttctttgtatatgCTCCTTTCACTTTAACTTAACATCCAGGGTCAAACCAAGATATTTCGCCGAGGTGAAAAACGGAATTCCCAATATATAAGGGGATATATGTACGTAGCAGTTTTGTTAGaaaagtttatatgtatgtatagatttCAACTCGTTGAGAGTAATGTTTCATTTTTGTGTCCATTCTACAACTAGTTTGATGGAAGACTGCATTCTGTTTCACGACTCTACTACATTTTTACCAGTAGTAATGATgcaggtatcatctgcaaatgtggcaattGTGCTGTTTGGCGGCGTAAGCATATCgctagtaaacaaaatgtataagaaTGGTCGCAGGACGcttccttggggtacacctGTCTTTATTGGCTGTAACATAGTATATGATTGTCCCTGCTTGATTCTGAAGTAAGTGACTTATGTACTTGTTATCATCAGTATGTTGTGATTGAATAGCGATTCACTGTTGGATTTTCAAGTCGTGTTAATTCTTTGCATTAATCTATCGTGCTTCTTCTTGTATCCAGCTTTTTTCCACTGTTTAACTTGTTAGCAATGGAAACAGTGCTCAAATGACGATCGAACTCGCCGATTTCTATTATTTGCATCGATAttcaaaattggactttccagAGCATCGTTCAACTTTTACAACAAAGTTAGCGGAACGGAATTGACAAAACCCGAAATTATGCGTGTTTTACAGTTACAGTATCAGAACCATAAACACTATACACATTTTCAGTCACTTGGGTTGATTTTACGCCGttattgaacaaaaattgtaaaatatgtcGCATTTTTTCTTTCCTGAAGCACAACTTTCACGCGTGCTCAAGCAATCCTGAGTCAAGGCATCAAAAAACTGTATGAGAAGATTTTTAATCCAGATTTCGTATATTGTCTTCTTAAAGCCGAATCGCAACGCTTTGCAACGTGAGATACAGATTAGTAaagcaatttaataaaaaaaattatggaaataagAGCGCTGtcaaattatgcaaaatatgtatctgttagttctgctttctgcagataaggaagcaaagcgtatgggtctggttgtgaacgagcACAAatcgaaatatcttctgtcatcaagaAAACAGTCATCGTACCGCCACTTGGCTCGCAcattactgttgacagtcataaataatttcgtttatattggaaccagcatcaacagcaacaacatcatcaaccttgaaatccaacgtagaatcGCTCTCGCCACAACATGCTACTTTTAACAGAGAAggcaattgttaaaaaaaagttctcTTTCGATGAACAAAGACAAATCTGTAAaagtccctcatcattcccgtcctgctgtatggcgCGGAGgtatggacaatgacatcatctgatgtggcggccttaggagtgttcaAGAGAAAGATTTTGCGgcagatttatggtcctttgcgcattggcaacggcgaatacctcAGTCGATGGAAGGTATACAACgttattgacatagttcaaccaactaagagacagcggctaagctggctgggtcatgtttTCCGGATGGACGAGACCACAGCTTTGAAGGTTTGCGATTCAGTACTCGCCggtgaaagcagaggaagacctctactccgttggagagatctaGCGAAGAAGGACCTGACTGCACTTGGTATTTAGAATTGGCGCTAaatagcaaaaagaagaaacgactgacacGCTATTGTTGAACGGTGTCagccagtaaaaaaaaaaaaatagaaataaaattatccaaggctgaaaatttcttttatgaATTCGAGAGAGAACTGatacagaaataaaataaaggttatattacataaaaaattgatcTCTTTTAAAGTTGATTTTGGATGCAACCCTGAAGTTAATTTGAAAACAGTACTTTACCATTCGTAGAcaccaacaaataataattaatttattaaaagaaaataactaAGCTTTATAACATACTTATTAATTGGGTAGAAGAGAAcaatataacttttcaaaatgTTAATTTCATCTATCAGAACTTAATGAGATAGCAGAAGTTGTTAACGAATCAGAGTTAACCGGATCAGTTGGATCTTCTGAAGGTTTAGGTGGAAAACTCATTGCCAAATAAAGATCGACGTTGAAAAACTCATTGTAGAGGACCGAAACACTAGCTTTCCagtttctaaatatatttgaaaagccAACTTAATACTCCCATGATAGCACATTGCAACAGTATTCGCAACTACCGTTTATTCCAGTTTTATTTTAGTTCATGTGCTAACTTTCAAACTGAAAACTTTGACTTAATAAATTAGAAACTAATTTTATGGTCTTGGCAAACTATAAAATTAGCTAAATGGAACTCACAACTGCatatcattaattttaaaataaagtaattaaatgcCTAAAcctaaaatgaaaagttgattcATAAAATCGAAAACTCTACCGCCGCtcaagaaatataattaattgcAAGCTAGTTGCTACgagtatatttaaattaatggaCGGTCTGTATATTGAGATactaattttgctaaaaaaaaaactactacAAGGATGGATTAGGGATGttcttatttatataatattttgtagcaAGATACTTTTATACAGACAGAGAGATTGTGGTTGCTTTCGTTCTCATAATGAATggcatttatttcaatatgaacTTCTTCATAATTTCAAAACCATTTAAGCTTGAACTCAATATGGGTGCGACTAAGAACTCTGTGACAAAAATTACTAAAGAAAAGCCATACTAGGCAAAAAATTACGTAATATTATCTACAgttaatataaagggtgatccatttcataGTTCCCTACTTTTTGGAAGTAAAAACACAGGAactttaatggggaatgtttgttatcattcgaaagaacattgtttagcatttattctttgaaaattaGCTGATTCAAATGTTTGACGCGGCTTATGTTAGTTATGTACTCATCTTTTGAATgttttcaggttgctctttgtcccaaatgtggcaattttgcttgtttacatacccattgagccaaaaatggaCAGTTTtatatgtcagtccgagttgctgcgaacggcctcaaatcgactctccacggtcttcgggtatactctcagctacggctgttatatgttcgaatattatccaaaaaaatatgctgggtctcaagatgggtgatggtgttgtgagtagtatgctcagtagggcGATTATGTTGACATTCATTAAAGAACTTGAGACGTAactctttccatgatgaaatgccaaacaataccgGGCAAAAATAACATGATAGCTTGACACGACTAACGCGCGttctgtcaaaaaaaattattaaaaaaaagtatctctacttgGGTCACTCTTTGTTAAGTGACATATGTACCttgtatattcacatatttatatatttttatattacctcAAATCAGGACACATTGTTTTACGGTAACACTCACCCTTCATATAGTCGAATTCAATATTACCTTttcattaatacatatattttataaattgttgaTGTTTGAGAGAATTTTACTGCATATACTTTTCCAAAACTCGGAGCAAATATCGTCCTCTCACCCtaataagagtttttttttcaatattttatcttCACGGTTAATATGATATTTCAGATTCATTTTAACTTGTTTATACTAGACTTCATCTcaagtttcttttttataagTAATTACTATTTCGATTTAACCTGCTGTTTAAAACCTACTacataaattgattttaaacgAGTTCTGTGACGTAGTTGCTGACTGACTAATAAATGAGACCTCATCGAGGATATACTCGTAATTTTAGCTTGATTATGCATACGTCGAGCTAAAAATAGACTCTCATTCGTGCCAAATCAAAGGCAATTTGATCGTAACAAATCAAACTAGATTTAGACACACAGATGTGGCGAATTGAATTTTGTATATTGGTCTATTGCCTTTGAAGCCTAACACATAGCTGGCGCTACTAAAATTAAATCCTTTTGATTTTTGGTTAGCCCTacccttaaaaaaatttgtgagaGAAGCACCTTTTCGGGATACAATATTGCTCTTTGAAGGGAAACAATACagttaaagcaaaaacttagcttgatgacgagtttccaATACTGCCACAGGAAAATCAACAATCAAAGATTGgaatgctaagtttagacgtagTGAAATCAGCACCGTATACGGTGAACGCCGTATACGCCCAAAAGAGGTGGTTACCgccaaaaatgtcaaaaaaagttcacaaaatagctttgatgaccgtaaagtgaagttgttcgagatagcaggcactctaaagtTGTCAAATGAAcatgtacatcatatcattcaggatgggcatgagaaagctctgtgtaaAATGGGTGCCGCGCAACCTCACTATTGATCAAAAGAAACGATGACGTGAtgcttgttttaaaatattcaaacgTAATTAACCCaagtttttgcatcgatatgtgacaatggggGAAACATATCTCGATcgtttcactccgaagtccaatagactttcatccgagtggactgcccacgatgaacccgctccaaaccgtggaaaaacgcaacagtcaGCTGGCAAGATTTCGGCGTCTGTATTTCgggatgcgcatggaataatttttattgattacctTGAAAAAAGAAGGGCCATCAATAGCTACTATTACATATCATTATGTAACCGTTGGAAATACAAAATCGCCGCAAAACGGccacatttgaagaaaaaacaagtGCTGTTTCAATAAGGCAATGCACCGTATCACaagtcaatgaaaattatggcaaaaatccatgaattggagTTCGAGTTGCTTCTGCATCCATCGTATGATCCAGACCTGGCTACTATTTTCAAATCTCAAAAGCATGCGTGTCTGGATGAGCCTTTCCTCGAATTAAGAAGTGATCGCTGAAACTGAGGCCTACTTTGAAGCAATGGTattgaaaagttggagggtTGTTATAATCAAACTATGATTCAGATTCTTCTGCTGAGagtataatacaatttttttttataattttatatttattagtcACAAGTTGTATTCGTTAAATCACTTAAAATAACCCAATTCCTTAACCTCGCTGATCATAGCCACAAGGCCATCCAGAGTTTCTTCGCCGGTGGGAATAATCTTATCAGCTGGCAGCCTGAAACCTGTAAGCAAAGAATTTGCGCCCGGACGCAATTCAAGGCAGAATGACATGCGAGCGCCGACATTGGCGTACGCCCAGTCTACACTAGCACCGGAAGCAGGGTAGATAGCATCGTAAATATTACCACCAGTATATTTGGTGCCATAACGCTCCTTTATAGCATCCACAGTAACATCGAAGACACGTTTGTAATCTGCGGCATTGTCGGGAAGCTCTGAAGTGTGACCATAAGGATACAACACATACTGTGAGTAGGCATGGAATGAGACATACAATTGAATTTTGCCCTCCAACGATTTAATATAGTTGGCCAACGatttagtttcaatttcagAGAACGCGCTTGGACCGGCATATGTGTCAGAGCAAGGATTAGTGCTAATACCGACAGTACCCCAGTAGAAGTCCCAATTACGGTTGGGATCGGCGCCATAACAGGTACCATGTGGTTGACGTGTCTTACGCCACAAACGATCGGTGGTGTGAGTATAAACATAGCCATCAGGATTGGCATGTGGGAAGAAATACCAATCGTAATTCTTTGCCAAATCTTGTAAAACTGCATCGTCAGATGTCAGCAATTGATTGATGATATATGTAGTGGTTGCTGGTGCGATCCATTCACGTGCATGGATACCAGCCTCAATAAAGATACCGGGCTTTTGCGCTTGACCGTTGTTGTAGGAGATCTTAATACCCAAAATAGAGCGCTTTTCATAGGTCTTGCCACCTTCAATCAGTGTCACAACGCCTGGATATAATTTAGTCAATGAAATCAACCAATTGTAGGTATCATCTAGTGTTTGGTATGCAGTCCAACCATAAACATCAGCACGTCCCTTAATTTGCACTTCATCTTCTTGATCTAATTGTGCCTGCAAGTTACTTTCCAAAAGCACATAGTCGATTTCATTATCGCCCATAGCTTGCAGGAAGTCGGGTATTTTATGTGGTGCTACGACCACTTCAATATCACGATCCACTGAGTGTACACCCTCCATGAAGATGAGCGAGTCACTTGtgttttccatatttttcaaGAAAGCCAACTCCGCGGCATTGGATGCGGTCACACGGTACACCCGATAGTTGTCATAACGCGCACGTTCAGCACTGTTTAGGGCCACTGCCGCCAGGCAGAGTGCCAAGATTAGACTAAATTTCAACGACATTTCGCAAGATCGCGTAAGCGAATAGCTTTAGCTAGTTCTTCGGGATCGTATTTATAGTAGAATTTGAAGTGATATTAGTGGTATTACCGACGATTTATCACTGTTTAATATACCCTGATTGTCATTGAATTATAACCGTGGAAAACTCACTTCGTTTTCGATGTTGCGACGCCTGATAAAACCGTCTAACGGATATTACTCGCATGACATGTAACCACGTATGTGTGATAATCTATCAACTTTTAAGTCGAAATTGTAAATTTTGACCGAGATTTTGTAGTTTAATTGGTATTTTTAACCATGTATGCGTCGCTATCAGTTTTTATGGACTCTTTCGATTTCGACTTTGAAGAAATCACATAAATCGTATTATATATCAATATCGTTGACATATCGTTTATTGCTGTAGAATATAATATAGCCGTGATACGTGTAATCATTCAGGGGCGTAAATTTATCAGTCTCAAAAGATTGAATTGTATATAAAGTCGTTATCAACGAGCTACTTCAAAGAATGATTGCTGTTATAGATTAGGCCTCGAGGGAAACCCTGTTTAAGAGGTACAATTTTTATTGATGAATGAATTACTGTTACAGATTAAGTCTCAAGGGAAACCCTGTTTTGGATGTAAAGTTTTTCGAAGATTAAGTATAATCGAAGACCTAAGTTTTCTTCCAGTGGATTGATGATGGTTAGGTTAGACTGATTTATTATCAGGACAGAGGATACAAAATACTTTAATCACAGTTTCATAGTTGACGGATATTTTTCGAGTAAAGGTAAAGCTCTGTGGCTGATTTTTTCTGGATTTAGATCAGAACTTGTGAATTCCAAAACACGGCGGCTTTCACCTGTTTGGGCGAGAGGACAATTTTCGCCATCTTCTTAGCAGGTTCACCGAGTGAAATTCACTATTTCTAGGGTTGAGTTTTTATGTATTCCAGTCCATTCATGTTTCGGCGATGGCTATAAAGCGATACAGAAACTCTTGCAGATCGCGTTTGTATCATCATGCACCGCTGTAAGGTGATCGAACGGTTGCTCTTGCCTTTTGGAGTGACCAAAGGTGGCACACATCGCGTCTAAAGTTTTCTTTTACTCACTATGTTTTAAAGGATATGATAGATTCAGTCGTTTGAGATGAC belongs to Bactrocera dorsalis isolate Fly_Bdor chromosome 1, ASM2337382v1, whole genome shotgun sequence and includes:
- the LOC105223388 gene encoding zinc carboxypeptidase A 1; translated protein: MSLKFSLILALCLAAVALNSAERARYDNYRVYRVTASNAAELAFLKNMENTSDSLIFMEGVHSVDRDIEVVVAPHKIPDFLQAMGDNEIDYVLLESNLQAQLDQEDEVQIKGRADVYGWTAYQTLDDTYNWLISLTKLYPGVVTLIEGGKTYEKRSILGIKISYNNGQAQKPGIFIEAGIHAREWIAPATTTYIINQLLTSDDAVLQDLAKNYDWYFFPHANPDGYVYTHTTDRLWRKTRQPHGTCYGADPNRNWDFYWGTVGISTNPCSDTYAGPSAFSEIETKSLANYIKSLEGKIQLYVSFHAYSQYVLYPYGHTSELPDNAADYKRVFDVTVDAIKERYGTKYTGGNIYDAIYPASGASVDWAYANVGARMSFCLELRPGANSLLTGFRLPADKIIPTGEETLDGLVAMISEVKELGYFK